In Magnetococcales bacterium, the following are encoded in one genomic region:
- the polA gene encoding DNA polymerase I: protein MTTPRLFLMDGSGFLYRAFYGVRPLARRDGFPTNAIFGFLKMIRKVVHEHKPEYLAMVFDAGGPVFRHGLYPEYKATRHAMPDDLRAQIPVIRRLVAAWNMPIFEQIGHEADDLIATLARLGERAGWEVVIVTGDKDLSQMVSERIRIFDPGKERWIGPAEVEEQWGVPVSHLTQAMALIGDTSDNIPGVAGVGIKTAAKLIRQFGDLENLLAHADRLTQPALRKNLMDPETVRLARLSLQLVTVDDGMELPFDPEALRRGMPDLEALRALLTEMEFVSELRDLERSLPATPAASSRGMSAATPPSPGESLLPGTSESPGEALLPDTSESPEEALLPGTSESSAPTLESSPESPAGEGMEASAPFSYRAVTDEAGWTAFLTVLRGLGAFALDTETTGLDPALAELVGLSFSWQGGEGYYIPVGHRPETLPEGRQLDRERVLADLGPILEDPGVKKSGQNLRFEYAMLRRYGITLAGIDRDTLLISGLLHGAGRRHNLDALALAELGRQTITFKEVAGVGKKQVTFDRVALAQAVPYACEDAEIAWLLAEKMAPQLAAIPAMERLYRTIELPLMPVLGEMELAGTLVDRGALGVLTEDFTRRREVLTARIHELAGEVFNINSTQQLGEILFGRMGIKGGKRTKTGFSTDVEVLTRLAEAGHELPEQVLEYRSLTKLQSTYTDALAERIDPASGRIHTRFNQAATLTGRLSSSDPNLQNIPVRRPEGKAIRAAFVAPPGCVLLSADYSQIELRLLAHMGDIPRLKRAFDQGLDIHAATAAELFGGDPAQVDPESRRLAKTINFGLIYGMSPYGLAKRLKIPVGEAFAYMDLYFQRYDGVKAHMERTIRFAREHGYVETLGGRRCFVADIDHTNRTLRELAERTAINAPLQGSAADLIKLAMIRLHHALRRESLASRLILQVHDELVLEVPETELEQAQSLTREAMEQALSLSVPLRVDMGVGRNWAEAH from the coding sequence ACCAACGCCATTTTCGGCTTCTTGAAGATGATTCGCAAGGTGGTGCATGAACACAAGCCGGAATACCTGGCGATGGTGTTCGACGCGGGGGGGCCGGTTTTCCGTCATGGACTCTACCCCGAATACAAGGCCACCCGCCACGCCATGCCGGATGATCTGCGGGCGCAGATTCCGGTGATCCGACGGCTGGTGGCGGCTTGGAACATGCCGATCTTCGAGCAGATCGGCCACGAGGCCGATGATCTGATCGCCACTCTGGCCCGTTTGGGGGAGCGGGCGGGATGGGAGGTGGTGATCGTCACCGGGGACAAGGATCTCTCCCAGATGGTGTCGGAGCGGATCCGGATTTTCGATCCGGGCAAGGAGCGCTGGATCGGTCCGGCGGAGGTGGAAGAGCAATGGGGCGTGCCGGTCTCCCATCTCACCCAGGCCATGGCGCTGATCGGCGACACTTCGGACAACATTCCCGGCGTGGCGGGGGTGGGCATCAAGACCGCGGCCAAGCTGATCCGCCAGTTCGGCGACCTGGAAAATCTGCTGGCCCATGCGGATCGGCTCACCCAGCCGGCCTTGCGCAAGAACCTGATGGATCCGGAAACCGTGCGGCTGGCGCGGCTGTCGTTGCAACTGGTGACCGTGGATGACGGGATGGAACTGCCCTTCGATCCCGAGGCGTTGCGGCGTGGCATGCCGGATCTGGAGGCGTTGCGGGCGCTGTTGACCGAAATGGAGTTCGTCTCCGAATTGCGGGATCTGGAACGCAGTCTGCCGGCGACCCCGGCAGCCTCTTCCCGGGGGATGTCGGCTGCGACTCCTCCATCCCCTGGGGAATCCCTTTTGCCCGGCACGTCGGAATCCCCTGGGGAAGCCCTTCTGCCCGACACGTCGGAATCCCCTGAGGAAGCCCTTCTGCCCGGCACGTCGGAATCCTCGGCCCCGACCTTGGAATCCTCCCCCGAATCCCCTGCCGGGGAGGGGATGGAGGCGTCCGCGCCGTTTTCTTATCGGGCGGTGACCGACGAGGCGGGCTGGACCGCGTTTTTGACCGTCTTGCGGGGTCTGGGGGCTTTCGCCCTGGATACCGAAACCACCGGGCTGGATCCGGCGTTGGCGGAGCTGGTGGGGTTGTCGTTTTCCTGGCAAGGCGGGGAGGGGTATTACATTCCGGTGGGGCATCGGCCCGAAACCTTGCCGGAGGGGCGGCAGTTGGACCGGGAGCGGGTGCTGGCGGACCTTGGGCCCATCCTGGAAGACCCCGGGGTGAAGAAGAGCGGTCAGAATTTACGGTTTGAATATGCCATGTTGCGTCGCTACGGCATTACCCTGGCCGGGATCGATCGGGATACTTTGTTGATTTCCGGTCTGTTGCACGGCGCGGGGCGGCGGCACAATCTGGATGCTCTGGCGTTGGCGGAGTTGGGGCGTCAGACCATCACCTTCAAGGAGGTGGCGGGGGTGGGCAAGAAGCAGGTCACCTTTGATCGGGTGGCTTTGGCCCAGGCGGTGCCTTATGCCTGCGAGGACGCGGAGATCGCTTGGCTGCTGGCGGAAAAGATGGCTCCGCAACTGGCGGCGATCCCTGCGATGGAGCGGTTGTACCGGACCATCGAGCTGCCGTTGATGCCGGTGCTTGGCGAGATGGAGCTGGCCGGCACCCTGGTGGATCGGGGGGCGTTGGGGGTGCTGACCGAGGATTTCACCCGGCGGCGGGAGGTGTTGACCGCCCGCATTCACGAGCTGGCCGGAGAGGTGTTCAACATCAACTCCACCCAGCAGTTGGGGGAGATTCTGTTCGGTCGCATGGGCATCAAGGGGGGCAAGCGCACCAAGACCGGGTTTTCCACCGATGTGGAGGTGTTGACCCGTCTGGCCGAAGCGGGGCACGAACTGCCGGAACAGGTGCTGGAGTACCGTTCCCTCACCAAGCTGCAATCCACCTACACCGACGCCTTGGCCGAACGCATCGATCCGGCCAGCGGACGGATTCACACCCGTTTCAATCAGGCCGCCACCCTGACCGGACGGTTGTCCTCCTCGGATCCCAATTTGCAGAACATTCCCGTGCGCCGTCCCGAAGGCAAGGCGATCCGCGCCGCCTTTGTCGCCCCTCCCGGATGTGTCTTGCTTTCCGCCGACTACAGCCAGATCGAGTTGCGCTTGCTGGCCCACATGGGGGACATTCCCCGTCTGAAGCGCGCCTTCGATCAGGGTCTGGACATCCACGCCGCCACCGCCGCCGAGCTGTTCGGAGGCGATCCGGCCCAGGTGGATCCGGAGTCCCGCCGTCTGGCCAAGACCATCAATTTTGGCTTGATCTACGGCATGAGTCCGTATGGATTGGCCAAGCGGCTCAAGATTCCGGTGGGGGAGGCTTTTGCCTACATGGATTTGTATTTCCAGCGTTACGACGGGGTCAAGGCCCACATGGAACGCACCATCCGTTTTGCCCGGGAGCATGGTTATGTCGAGACCCTGGGGGGACGCCGCTGTTTCGTCGCCGACATCGACCACACCAACCGCACCCTGCGGGAGTTGGCGGAACGCACCGCCATCAACGCCCCCCTGCAAGGCTCCGCCGCCGACCTGATCAAGCTGGCCATGATCCGCCTGCACCACGCCTTGCGCCGGGAGTCCCTGGCCAGCCGCCTGATCCTCCAGGTACACGACGAACTGGTCCTCGAAGTGCCTGAAACCGAACTGGAACAGGCCCAATCCCTGACCCGGGAAGCCATGGAACAGGCCCTGTCCCTGTCGGTGCCGCTGCGGGTGGATATGGGGGTGGGGAGGAACTGGGCGGAGGCGCATTGA
- a CDS encoding TIGR04255 family protein, giving the protein MSRNAPLKEMVLGVAFDPVKDFKSVHYGLFWNRIREKFPLCQDAPPLAPSGRDGSVSIHLTPVSLPRVWYINQAEDRLLQIQADRFLVNWRKNERSEVYVGYEACLGWFLEDWNLFQQWLVEEGLGEVKLQQLELSYINQVSREEMDREMRRLGDVFPVVRLSDWPVESALPVPENFACQFRIVAPDRSGEMLIKLATAVRHVDQMPLIQVSFHVTVPIVGTDPDLLKEQFDAAHHWINFAFKKMISDSARETIWERHS; this is encoded by the coding sequence ATGTCACGGAACGCACCACTGAAAGAGATGGTCCTTGGGGTGGCTTTTGATCCTGTGAAGGATTTCAAATCTGTACATTATGGCTTGTTTTGGAATCGAATCCGGGAGAAGTTCCCCTTGTGTCAGGATGCGCCACCTTTGGCGCCTTCCGGTCGTGATGGATCAGTGTCCATCCATTTGACCCCTGTTTCGTTGCCGCGTGTGTGGTATATCAATCAGGCTGAGGACCGTTTGCTTCAGATTCAAGCGGATCGTTTTCTCGTCAACTGGAGAAAAAATGAACGCTCCGAGGTTTATGTCGGGTACGAAGCCTGTTTGGGATGGTTTCTGGAAGATTGGAATCTTTTTCAGCAATGGCTGGTTGAGGAAGGATTGGGTGAGGTCAAGTTGCAGCAGTTGGAGTTGAGTTATATCAATCAGGTTTCTCGTGAAGAGATGGATCGGGAAATGCGGCGTCTGGGAGATGTTTTCCCTGTGGTTCGTTTGTCCGACTGGCCTGTGGAATCCGCCTTGCCTGTGCCGGAGAATTTTGCCTGTCAGTTCAGGATCGTTGCACCGGATCGTTCAGGAGAGATGTTGATCAAATTGGCAACAGCGGTCAGGCATGTCGATCAAATGCCACTGATTCAAGTTTCTTTTCATGTGACTGTGCCCATTGTTGGCACGGATCCTGATTTGTTGAAGGAACAGTTTGATGCGGCGCACCATTGGATCAATTTTGCTTTCAAGAAAATGATTTCTGATTCGGCGCGCGAGACGATTTGGGAAAGGCACTCATGA
- a CDS encoding leucyl/phenylalanyl-tRNA--protein transferase: protein MPIFRLPHEPVFPDPALAGQEGLLAVGGDLSVRRLLVAYAEGIFPWYSKGEPILWWSPDPRLVLDPAELHVSHSLRKTLRRGTYVVTFDCAFAHVIRACARAREASGTWITRDMERAFIRLYRLGLAHSAESWILDEETGSSQLVGGVYGLALGAVFFGESMFSVQPDASKVAFVTLVDHLVASGFEMIDCQVASDHMLRFGAREISRELFLSRLRAALLKPRGVGSWR from the coding sequence ATGCCCATCTTCCGCCTCCCCCACGAACCCGTATTTCCCGATCCCGCTTTGGCCGGGCAGGAGGGGCTGTTGGCTGTGGGGGGGGATTTGTCGGTGCGGCGGTTGCTGGTGGCCTATGCCGAGGGGATTTTCCCCTGGTATTCCAAGGGGGAGCCGATTCTGTGGTGGAGTCCGGATCCCCGGCTGGTGCTGGATCCGGCGGAGCTGCATGTCTCCCACAGTCTGCGCAAGACCTTGCGGCGGGGGACTTATGTGGTCACCTTCGATTGCGCCTTCGCCCATGTGATCCGCGCCTGCGCCCGGGCCCGGGAGGCCAGCGGCACCTGGATCACCCGGGATATGGAACGGGCTTTCATTCGGCTGTACCGACTGGGACTGGCCCACTCCGCCGAGTCGTGGATCCTCGACGAGGAGACCGGTTCCTCCCAACTGGTGGGCGGGGTCTACGGTCTGGCTTTGGGGGCGGTTTTTTTTGGCGAGTCCATGTTTTCGGTCCAACCCGACGCTTCCAAGGTGGCTTTCGTCACCCTGGTGGACCATTTGGTGGCGTCGGGATTCGAGATGATCGATTGTCAAGTGGCCTCGGATCACATGTTGCGCTTTGGCGCCCGGGAGATTTCCCGGGAGCTGTTTTTGTCCCGCTTGCGTGCCGCGTTGCTCAAACCCCGTGGTGTGGGATCCTGGCGCTGA
- a CDS encoding sulfite exporter TauE/SafE family protein gives MEALQFIQLDVTNGLYLFIVGFVGGLVSGFIGSGGAFVLTPAMMSLGVPGIVAVASNMCHKFPKALVGALKRARYGQVDVKMGLIMGLSAEAGVLTGAHFQEVIKQRFGDIGSNLYVSVAFVVVLGIVGGFVMRDTVKTMRSGTAEEEKPGRLALWVQSIHIPGTMVHFSSLGTRISILFTIPLGFATGLLAATIAVGGFIGVPAQIYVLGMSSLMASATELVIAFVMGLGGTIKFAWSGYVDIRLAMIILAGSLFGIQLGAIGTTYVKPYMIKLVMGVIMLTVMVSRALVIPVYLAQLQWMAPMEPATMTLMKNSSFLIMILALALGAGIIVFALIQGRRAAAQESAPLAPKPAT, from the coding sequence ATGGAAGCGCTTCAATTCATCCAGTTGGATGTGACCAATGGACTGTATCTGTTCATCGTGGGATTTGTCGGGGGACTGGTCAGCGGATTCATCGGCTCGGGGGGAGCCTTTGTCCTCACGCCGGCCATGATGAGTCTGGGGGTTCCGGGAATCGTCGCTGTGGCCAGCAACATGTGTCACAAATTTCCCAAGGCCCTGGTGGGAGCCCTCAAACGGGCACGCTATGGGCAGGTGGATGTCAAAATGGGATTGATCATGGGTCTGTCCGCCGAAGCCGGCGTGCTCACCGGTGCCCACTTCCAGGAGGTGATCAAACAACGCTTCGGCGATATCGGCTCCAATCTGTACGTCTCCGTGGCCTTTGTGGTGGTGCTGGGCATCGTCGGCGGCTTCGTCATGCGGGATACCGTTAAAACCATGCGCTCCGGCACCGCCGAAGAGGAAAAACCCGGTCGCCTCGCCTTGTGGGTGCAAAGCATCCACATTCCCGGCACCATGGTCCATTTTTCCAGCCTGGGCACCCGCATCTCGATTCTGTTCACCATTCCGTTGGGATTCGCCACCGGTCTGCTGGCGGCCACCATCGCCGTGGGCGGATTCATCGGCGTCCCGGCCCAGATCTATGTGCTGGGCATGAGCAGCCTCATGGCCTCCGCCACCGAACTGGTGATCGCCTTCGTCATGGGTCTGGGGGGCACCATCAAATTCGCCTGGAGCGGCTATGTGGACATCCGGTTGGCCATGATCATCCTGGCCGGCTCCTTGTTCGGCATTCAGTTGGGAGCCATCGGCACCACCTACGTCAAACCCTACATGATCAAACTGGTGATGGGCGTGATCATGCTCACGGTGATGGTCAGTCGCGCCCTGGTGATTCCGGTCTATCTGGCCCAGTTGCAATGGATGGCGCCCATGGAACCCGCCACCATGACCTTGATGAAAAATTCCAGCTTTTTGATCATGATTCTGGCCCTGGCGTTGGGTGCGGGGATCATCGTGTTCGCCCTGATCCAGGGACGACGCGCCGCCGCACAGGAATCGGCCCCGCTGGCTCCCAAGCCTGCCACCTGA
- a CDS encoding SulP family inorganic anion transporter, whose product MPAVRSSGKLGPILFPPLKWWYRVTPETVKADLIAGITGAIVVLPQGVAFAAIAGMPPVYGLYAGMIPAIVAALFGSSWHLVSGPTTAASIVLFSLLAPLAEPGSAAYVQLALTLTFLVGVTQFALGLLRLGVLVNFISHSVVIGFTSGAALLIAANQIHHFFGIPIPQGSDFIHTLMILARQIGHINPFITTVGAVTLLAGILCRRWLPRVPYMIVAMGAGTLIAWILESVSTTPTGITHVEALSASLPPLSTPDLSLATLRALAPGVIAVTLLALTEAISIARAMALRSGQNLDSDQEFIAQGLSNLCGSFFSAYVATGSFNRSGLNIEAGAKTPIAAAASGLILIGLVTLVAPLAQLLPHAAMAGVLFLVAWGLIDWHHIHKTLHASRAESVILLSTFLATLFVNLELAILLGVMLSLGIHLARTSHPRIVFRVPDPDHPRRRFTAAALREPCPRIQVARVDGSLFFAAIGPIQKQLDNHTTPDSHLIIVASGINFVDLAGAEFLAQESIKRRAAGGSLSLVRLKESPRTLLEKGGFLQTIGPEHLFPSKEDAIQAIFARMDPAGCALCTHRLFKECGTISQEPLRPGQLVAMPAPPLAA is encoded by the coding sequence ATGCCTGCGGTTCGATCATCCGGCAAACTCGGTCCCATCCTCTTTCCCCCCCTGAAATGGTGGTATCGGGTCACCCCGGAAACCGTCAAAGCCGACCTGATCGCCGGCATCACCGGAGCCATCGTGGTATTGCCCCAAGGGGTGGCCTTTGCCGCCATCGCCGGCATGCCTCCGGTCTACGGTCTGTACGCCGGCATGATTCCCGCCATCGTGGCCGCCCTGTTCGGTTCTTCGTGGCATCTGGTCTCCGGTCCCACCACCGCCGCTTCCATCGTGCTGTTCTCCCTGCTCGCCCCCCTGGCCGAACCGGGGAGCGCCGCCTATGTGCAACTGGCCCTGACCCTGACCTTCCTGGTGGGCGTGACCCAGTTCGCCCTGGGCCTGCTGCGACTGGGGGTGCTGGTCAACTTCATCTCCCACTCCGTGGTGATCGGCTTCACCTCCGGAGCCGCCCTGCTGATCGCCGCCAACCAGATCCACCACTTCTTCGGCATTCCCATTCCCCAGGGCAGCGATTTTATCCACACCCTCATGATCCTGGCGCGGCAGATCGGCCATATCAATCCGTTCATCACCACCGTGGGGGCCGTCACCCTGCTGGCCGGCATCCTGTGCCGCCGCTGGCTGCCCCGGGTTCCCTACATGATCGTGGCCATGGGCGCCGGCACCCTGATCGCCTGGATCCTGGAATCCGTGTCCACCACGCCCACCGGCATCACCCATGTGGAGGCCCTCTCCGCCTCCCTGCCTCCCCTGTCCACCCCGGATCTCTCCCTGGCCACCCTGCGGGCCCTGGCTCCGGGTGTGATCGCCGTCACCCTGCTGGCCCTCACCGAAGCCATCTCCATCGCCCGGGCCATGGCCCTGCGTTCCGGACAGAACCTGGACTCGGATCAGGAGTTCATCGCCCAGGGACTCTCCAATCTGTGCGGCAGCTTCTTTTCGGCTTATGTGGCCACCGGATCCTTCAACCGCAGCGGTCTCAACATCGAAGCCGGCGCCAAAACCCCCATCGCCGCCGCCGCCTCCGGACTGATCCTCATCGGTCTGGTCACCCTGGTGGCCCCCCTGGCCCAACTCCTGCCCCACGCCGCCATGGCCGGAGTGCTGTTCCTGGTGGCCTGGGGTTTGATCGATTGGCATCACATCCACAAAACCCTCCACGCCAGCCGTGCGGAAAGCGTGATCCTGCTGTCCACCTTTCTGGCCACCTTGTTCGTCAATCTGGAACTGGCCATTCTGCTGGGGGTGATGCTCTCCTTGGGCATCCATCTGGCCCGCACCTCCCATCCCCGCATCGTCTTCCGGGTTCCGGATCCGGACCATCCCAGACGGCGCTTCACCGCCGCCGCCCTTCGGGAACCCTGCCCCCGCATCCAGGTGGCCCGGGTGGACGGCTCCTTGTTCTTCGCGGCCATCGGCCCCATCCAGAAACAACTGGACAACCATACCACACCCGACTCCCACTTGATCATCGTGGCTTCGGGGATCAATTTCGTGGATCTGGCGGGCGCCGAATTCCTGGCCCAGGAGTCCATCAAACGCCGCGCCGCCGGAGGCAGCCTCTCTTTGGTGCGGCTCAAGGAAAGTCCCCGCACTCTGCTGGAAAAAGGCGGATTTCTCCAGACCATTGGCCCGGAACACCTGTTCCCCTCCAAGGAAGACGCGATCCAGGCCATTTTCGCCCGCATGGATCCCGCCGGTTGCGCCCTGTGTACCCACCGGCTGTTCAAAGAGTGCGGCACCATCAGCCAGGAACCGCTCCGGCCAGGGCAGCTCGTGGCCATGCCCGCCCCCCCGTTGGCGGCCTGA
- a CDS encoding HAMP domain-containing histidine kinase — MHRRLDLRSRVALAFAAFGAMVGILMALSLLLATHDLSVRLIDETLTAELDDFFARRARNPHSLPPRTVTLHGYVLDKGASRDELPHYLASLTPGRHDLIIGELSYRVAVTDQQETRYFFLYDTSLLQKREQRFLLLIAISILVIVLISAGGGFWLVGLVIAPVTELAKRVKHRQPDVWSLRLADDFSHDEVWELAHAFDLHLARIRAFMERERAFTADLSHELRTSLAVILGAAEILQADETLSDKQKSRVDRVDRAARDMAEMGAALLLMAREERSLSLEEHACVAETVSEAVEKHRFLLKNKPIRVTIATDPTLTLAADRGLLFIAIANLIRNAFAYTDQGTIDITQDTTTLTIRDSGRGMGTRQNDSLLPRHLTNHQGSGIGLTLVKRICDRYGWSLELTGQEGVGTTAVIRFLIL; from the coding sequence ATGCACCGACGGCTTGATCTGCGTTCCCGGGTGGCTCTGGCGTTCGCCGCCTTCGGGGCCATGGTGGGCATTCTGATGGCCCTTTCCCTGCTGCTGGCCACCCACGATCTGAGTGTACGCCTCATCGACGAAACCCTCACCGCCGAACTCGACGACTTCTTCGCCCGTCGCGCCCGCAATCCCCACTCCCTGCCCCCCCGGACCGTCACTTTGCACGGCTACGTGCTGGACAAAGGCGCCAGTCGCGACGAACTCCCCCACTACCTGGCCTCCCTGACTCCGGGACGCCACGACCTGATCATCGGAGAACTCTCCTATCGGGTGGCGGTGACCGATCAGCAGGAGACCCGTTATTTTTTTCTTTACGACACCTCCCTGCTGCAAAAACGGGAGCAACGTTTTCTGCTGCTGATCGCCATCAGCATTCTGGTGATCGTGCTGATTTCCGCCGGCGGGGGATTCTGGCTGGTGGGACTGGTGATCGCGCCGGTCACCGAACTGGCCAAACGGGTCAAACACCGTCAACCGGATGTCTGGTCCCTGCGACTGGCGGATGACTTCTCCCACGACGAAGTGTGGGAGTTGGCCCATGCGTTTGATCTGCATCTGGCGCGCATCCGGGCCTTCATGGAGCGGGAACGGGCCTTCACCGCCGACCTCAGCCACGAACTGCGCACCTCTCTGGCGGTGATCCTGGGGGCCGCCGAAATCCTCCAGGCCGACGAGACCCTCTCCGACAAACAAAAAAGTCGCGTGGACCGGGTGGACCGGGCCGCCCGGGACATGGCCGAAATGGGAGCCGCCCTGCTGCTGATGGCCCGCGAGGAGCGCTCCCTCTCTCTGGAAGAACACGCCTGTGTGGCGGAAACCGTCAGCGAGGCGGTGGAAAAACACCGTTTCTTATTGAAAAACAAACCGATCCGCGTCACCATCGCCACCGATCCCACCCTCACCCTCGCCGCGGACCGGGGATTGCTCTTCATCGCCATCGCCAACCTGATCCGCAATGCCTTCGCCTACACCGACCAGGGCACCATCGACATCACCCAGGACACCACCACCCTGACCATCCGCGACAGCGGACGGGGAATGGGAACCCGACAAAACGATTCGTTGCTGCCGCGCCACCTCACCAACCATCAGGGATCCGGCATCGGCCTCACCCTGGTCAAGCGCATCTGCGACCGCTACGGCTGGTCCCTGGAACTCACCGGCCAGGAGGGTGTCGGCACCACCGCCGTGATACGATTTTTAATCCTTTAA
- a CDS encoding response regulator transcription factor: MHTPLRILFIEDHADLAANLADYFEEKGHVVDVAMDGVTGLHLALVNPYDILVLDLMLPGMDGITLCRKLRHEAGGSAPVIMLTARATLDDKVAGFASGADDYLVKPFELKELELRILALTKRASGRLTQRVLQVEDLEYNLDTLLARRGSRALELPTIPLKILELLMLRSPGVVARRDIEQAVWGDFPPDSDALRVHMHTLRSAIDQPGHGAPLLHTLRGIGYCLARRDAPTA, encoded by the coding sequence ATGCATACCCCCTTGCGCATCCTGTTCATCGAAGACCACGCCGACTTGGCGGCCAACCTCGCCGACTACTTCGAAGAGAAGGGCCATGTGGTGGATGTGGCCATGGATGGGGTCACCGGATTGCATCTGGCCCTGGTCAACCCCTACGACATTCTGGTGCTCGACCTGATGCTGCCGGGAATGGATGGCATCACCTTGTGCCGCAAACTGCGTCACGAGGCGGGAGGCTCCGCTCCGGTGATCATGCTCACCGCCCGGGCCACCCTGGACGACAAAGTGGCGGGATTCGCCAGCGGAGCGGATGATTATCTGGTCAAACCCTTTGAACTCAAAGAACTGGAACTGCGCATCCTGGCTTTGACCAAACGGGCCAGCGGTCGGTTGACACAGCGGGTGCTCCAGGTGGAGGATCTGGAATACAACCTCGATACCCTGCTGGCGCGCCGGGGATCCCGCGCCCTGGAACTGCCGACCATCCCTTTGAAAATTCTCGAACTGCTCATGTTGCGTTCCCCCGGGGTGGTGGCGCGCCGGGATATCGAACAGGCGGTCTGGGGCGACTTTCCCCCGGACAGCGACGCCTTGAGGGTCCACATGCACACCCTGCGCTCCGCCATCGACCAACCCGGTCACGGCGCCCCCCTGCTCCACACCCTGCGGGGTATCGGCTACTGTCTGGCCCGCCGTGATGCACCGACGGCTTGA